The Microbacterium esteraromaticum genome contains the following window.
GCGACCAGCGAGAGCAGCAGCCGAAGGATCTCGGCCTGGATCGTGACATCCAGAGCGGTGGTCGGTTCATCGGCGATGAGCAGACGTGGCCGGCAGGCCAGCGCCATGGCGATCGCGACGCGCTGGCGCTGGCCACCCGACAGTTGGTGCGGGTAGCGGTCGACGACGGTCTCGGGGTCGGGAAGGTGCACGCGGGCGGCCTCGGCTACCGCCCGCTCGCGCGCTTGCCTCCGCGGCACGCGTTCGTGGATGCGGATGGCCTCAGCGATCTGACGGCCGACGGTGCGGATCGGATTGAGCGCGGTGCGCGGTTCCTGAAAGACCATCCCGATCTCGTCGCCGCGCAGCTCAGCCAGTTCGCGATCGCGCATGCCCAGCAACTCGATGCCGTTCCAGCGGACGCTGCCGCGCGCGACCGCGCCCTCCGGCAGCAACCCGAGCACAGCGAGCGCCGTCACCGACTTGCCGGAACCGGACTCGCCGATCAGGCCAAGACGCTGACCGTCGCTCACCTCGAAAGAGACACCGTCGAGCACGCGTCGCCCGCCGATCTCGACGACCAGGTCCTCCACCTGCAGACTCATGCCACCACCTCCGGCACGTGAACCTGCGCCGCGCGGCGTGACAGCGTCGGATCGGTGGCCTCGCGCAGCGCGTCGCCGAGCAGGTTCAGGCCGAGAACGGTGATCGTGATCGCCAGGCCCGGCCACACCACCGAAAGCGGATGCACGCCGATGTAGCGCTGCAGCTCGGCCAGCAGCGTGCCCCACGACGCATCGGCCAGTGAGGCGCCGAAGCCGAGGTACGACAGACCGGCCTCGGCGAGAACGGCCACCGCCATCGACCACGACAGCTGCACGATGAACACGGGGGCCACGTTCGGCAGCAGGTGACGCGCGAGGTTCTGCCCGGCCGTCAATCCGCTGGCGCGTCCGGCGAGCACGAAGTCGCTCTTCTGCACACGGCGCAGCTCGGGGCGGGTGACGCGCGCGATGCTCACACCGAACCCGATGCCGACCGAGATCACGACCACCCACAGTGAACCGCCCCAGACCGCCGAGATCATCATCGCGATCATCAGCACCGGGAAGGCGATCAGGATATCGACCAGTACCGCGACGGTCTCGCGCATCCAGCGTGCCGTGAGTGCGCCCAGGGCTGCCAGCAGCATGCCGACCACGGTGGCCACGATGCCGGCGCCCACGGCGACGAACACAGTGGTGCGTGCTCCGGCCATCAGCAGACTGAGGATGTCGCGGCCCGTCGCATCGGTGCCGAGCAGATGGGGCCACCCCGGGGGTGCCCATCGCCCCTTGACATCCGTGAGCATCGGATCGAAGGGCGTCCACACCAGCGACACCAGGGCAGTCAGCGCGACGGTCAGCACCACGACCACGCCGAACCAGCCGGTCGCCGACGACAGTAGCACGCGCATCCAGCGGGGCATCATGCGGCCTCTCTCTGTCGCGGGTCGATGGCGTGATGCACCAGGTCGACGATGAACCCGATGATCAGCACGAACCCGGTGAGTACCAGCAACTCGCTCTGCACCTTGACGAGATCACGGGTGCCGACGTCGGCCACCAGCATCCGACCGATGCCCGGCAGGGTGAACAGTTGCTCGATCACGACCGAGCCGACGATGATCCCCGCGATCTGCAGGCCGAGCACCGTCACGATCGACAGGCCGACAGCGGGGATGCCGTGCAGCACCAGGGCGCGGCGGCGGGTGAGTCCCTTGGCTGCTGCGGTGCGCACGAAGTCCTGGCCCGCCGCCTGCAGGGTGGCGCTGCGCACGAAGCGCATCAGCATGGCGCCCTCGACGAGGCCGATCGTCAACGCCGGCAACAGCAGCGCCTCGAGGGCCTTGCCGGGCGTCGCCCAGCCGGTGCGGGGAAAGCCCTGCGCGGGCAGCCACCCGAGCCAGTGGGCGAAGACGACGACGAGCATCATGCCGGCCCAGATCACCGGGACGGCCGCGACGGCCTGCGCGCTGACGCTCATCGCCGTGCCACCGGCGTGGCCGCGCAGCATGGCCGAGACGATGCCGAACGGTACAGCGATGAGCAGGGCGATCGTCAGCGCCATCAGCCCGAGCGGCGCCGTGACCTGTGCCTTCTCGAGCAGTTCCGCTGAGACCGAGGCGCCGCTGAGCTGCGAGGTGCCGAGGTCGCCGCGCAGAACGCCGCCGATCCATTCCAGGTATTGCACGATGAGTGGCCGGTCCAGGCCGAGCGACTGCCGCAACGCCTCGACCGTCTCTGCGGATGCCTGTGTGCCGGCGATGAGCTGGGCGACGTCGCCGGGGAGGACACGCAGCGTCAGGAAGATGATCACGCTCGACACGAGGAGCCCTGCGACAAGCAGGGCTCCTCGTGTGAGCGTGTAACGGAGCACAGGTCAGTCTGCGGTCTTCGTGACGCCGGCGAGGTCGATACGCGAGTTGATCGAGTCCTCGGGGAAGCCCGAGACGCCGGGCAGCAGCGCCGTCAGGGTGGCGCCGTTGTACAGCCAGTCGGCGGCGTGATCTTCGGAGACGAGTCGCGCGGCCTCGGCCAGGAGCTCGGCGGAACGCTCGGCGTCGGTCTCGGTCAGTGCCTGCGTGTACAGGTCCTGCACCTCGGCGTTGTCGTAGCCGAAGTAGTAGTCAGGGTTCGCCCAGTTGCCGAAGTCGCGGGGTTCGACGTGCAGCACGAAGCTCAGCTCGTAGTCGTGGTTGGTGTAGACGTCCTCGAGCCAGGTGGCGAACTCGACGCGCTTGACCTCGAGCGACACACCGACCTTCGCGAAGTCCGAGATCAGCACCTGAGCGGCGGTCGTGCCGTAGAACGACGGGATCGTCAGGGTGAGGTCGAGCTCTTCGTGTCCGGCCTCAGCCAGCAGCTCGCGCGCACGCGACGGGTTGTAGGTAGCGACGTCGGACAGGTCCTCGTAGCCGGGATCGAGTTCGGGGATCGGCCCGAACAGCGTCTGCCCTGCCCCGACGGCGTCGATGAGCGCGTCGTGGTCGATCGCCAGGCGGAGCGCTTCGCGCACCTTCACATCGTCCAGTGGCGCCTGGGCGTTGTTGAAGGCGAGAGTGGCCTTGTCGGTGGTGCGTCCGGTGGTGATGACGAACTCACCGGTCTCTTCGAGCTGCGGTGCCAGGTTCGGGTCGACTGCCGTGAGCACGTCGAGCGTGCCGTCCAGCGCCGCGTTCACGCCGGCGGTGAAGTCGGGGATGTAGTGGAAGACCACCTCAGCGACGGTGGCCTGCTCTCCCCAGTACTCGTCGAAGCGGTCGAAGCTGATTGAGCTGCCCTTGGTCCAGCGGTCGAGCACGAAGGGGCCCGTGCCGTTCTCAGCGGTCTTCAGGTCAGTCTTGTCGCCCTTCGCGAACACCAGGCCTGCGGGGCCGGTGAGAGTGAACAGGAAGTTCTGGTCGGGCTCGGTGAGAGTGATGACCACCGTCGTCGCGTCCGGGGCATCGATCGAGTCGACACCGGCGAACTGCGCATTGCCCTGCACTGCCGCGTCGGACTGGACGGCCTTGTACGAGGCGACCACGTCGGCTGAGGTGAGCTCGCTGCCGTCGTGGAACGTGATGTCGTCGTTCAGCGTGAAGGTGTAGGTGAGGCCATCGGGCGAGATCTCGTATGCGCTGGCAAGGCGCTCGACGATCTCGTTGTCCTGA
Protein-coding sequences here:
- a CDS encoding ABC transporter ATP-binding protein, with the translated sequence MSLQVEDLVVEIGGRRVLDGVSFEVSDGQRLGLIGESGSGKSVTALAVLGLLPEGAVARGSVRWNGIELLGMRDRELAELRGDEIGMVFQEPRTALNPIRTVGRQIAEAIRIHERVPRRQARERAVAEAARVHLPDPETVVDRYPHQLSGGQRQRVAIAMALACRPRLLIADEPTTALDVTIQAEILRLLLSLVAEEGMSLVFITHDLAVLSQVATHGVVLDAGTVIESAPIGTLLSAPQAPVTQALLRDATATLWRPEGDAS
- a CDS encoding ABC transporter permease encodes the protein MPRWMRVLLSSATGWFGVVVVLTVALTALVSLVWTPFDPMLTDVKGRWAPPGWPHLLGTDATGRDILSLLMAGARTTVFVAVGAGIVATVVGMLLAALGALTARWMRETVAVLVDILIAFPVLMIAMMISAVWGGSLWVVVISVGIGFGVSIARVTRPELRRVQKSDFVLAGRASGLTAGQNLARHLLPNVAPVFIVQLSWSMAVAVLAEAGLSYLGFGASLADASWGTLLAELQRYIGVHPLSVVWPGLAITITVLGLNLLGDALREATDPTLSRRAAQVHVPEVVA
- a CDS encoding ABC transporter permease; this encodes MLRYTLTRGALLVAGLLVSSVIIFLTLRVLPGDVAQLIAGTQASAETVEALRQSLGLDRPLIVQYLEWIGGVLRGDLGTSQLSGASVSAELLEKAQVTAPLGLMALTIALLIAVPFGIVSAMLRGHAGGTAMSVSAQAVAAVPVIWAGMMLVVVFAHWLGWLPAQGFPRTGWATPGKALEALLLPALTIGLVEGAMLMRFVRSATLQAAGQDFVRTAAAKGLTRRRALVLHGIPAVGLSIVTVLGLQIAGIIVGSVVIEQLFTLPGIGRMLVADVGTRDLVKVQSELLVLTGFVLIIGFIVDLVHHAIDPRQREAA
- a CDS encoding ABC transporter substrate-binding protein, translating into MFSFTRARQSGRVAAIALIATGALVLSACSSNAPEATPTATGAPDPDATLSVGLVLEPTNLDIRHTSGAALEQILVDNIYEGLVTRTQDNEIVERLASAYEISPDGLTYTFTLNDDITFHDGSELTSADVVASYKAVQSDAAVQGNAQFAGVDSIDAPDATTVVITLTEPDQNFLFTLTGPAGLVFAKGDKTDLKTAENGTGPFVLDRWTKGSSISFDRFDEYWGEQATVAEVVFHYIPDFTAGVNAALDGTLDVLTAVDPNLAPQLEETGEFVITTGRTTDKATLAFNNAQAPLDDVKVREALRLAIDHDALIDAVGAGQTLFGPIPELDPGYEDLSDVATYNPSRARELLAEAGHEELDLTLTIPSFYGTTAAQVLISDFAKVGVSLEVKRVEFATWLEDVYTNHDYELSFVLHVEPRDFGNWANPDYYFGYDNAEVQDLYTQALTETDAERSAELLAEAARLVSEDHAADWLYNGATLTALLPGVSGFPEDSINSRIDLAGVTKTAD